The following are encoded in a window of Lactobacillus acidophilus genomic DNA:
- a CDS encoding YlbG family protein: MSVNKEIESTHLIKRVALIIYLKSISDQYKLRHYGDIVYFSKKMKYCVLYVSRSEAKEIQRQIAHLDFVTYVEISAEEKVNLDSQYIESQINEMAKEAEKKLQLEQENNGEEMQ, translated from the coding sequence ATGAGTGTCAATAAAGAAATTGAAAGTACGCACCTGATTAAGCGTGTAGCTCTAATTATTTATTTGAAATCAATTAGTGATCAATATAAATTGCGGCATTATGGCGATATCGTATATTTTTCTAAAAAGATGAAATATTGTGTTCTTTATGTAAGCAGATCTGAAGCAAAAGAAATTCAGAGACAAATTGCTCATTTAGATTTTGTTACCTATGTTGAAATTTCCGCTGAAGAAAAAGTGAATTTAGATAGTCAATATATTGAAAGTCAAATAAATGAAATGGCCAAAGAAGCTGAAAAGAAATTACAACTTGAACAGGAAAATAATGGGGAAGAGATGCAATGA
- the def gene encoding peptide deformylase, producing the protein MILMKDIVRDGDPVLRRVSDDLTFPLSDHYKKLADDMMEYLINSQDPKIAEKHQLRAGVGLAAPQVGEGVKMAALLVPDDQGNIIFKDIFVNPEIISESVRQACLSEGEGCLSVDEVINGYVPRPDKLTVHYYTVDGEEKTIRLKDYPAIVASHEIDHLNGHLFYDRINKKDPYSLKEDTVVIS; encoded by the coding sequence TTGATCTTAATGAAAGATATCGTACGTGATGGCGATCCGGTTTTAAGAAGAGTATCAGATGATTTAACTTTTCCACTTAGCGATCACTATAAAAAACTTGCAGATGATATGATGGAGTATCTAATTAATTCACAAGATCCTAAAATTGCAGAAAAACATCAACTTAGAGCAGGTGTTGGTTTAGCAGCACCACAAGTTGGCGAAGGTGTTAAAATGGCTGCACTTTTAGTTCCAGATGATCAAGGTAACATCATTTTTAAAGACATTTTTGTTAATCCAGAAATAATTTCTGAATCTGTTCGCCAAGCTTGTTTAAGTGAAGGCGAAGGCTGCCTTAGTGTAGATGAAGTAATCAATGGCTACGTTCCTCGTCCTGATAAATTAACTGTTCACTACTACACAGTTGATGGTGAAGAAAAAACAATTCGTTTAAAGGATTACCCAGCAATTGTTGCATCTCACGAAATTGATCACTTAAATGGACACTTATTCTATGACAGAATCAACAAAAAGGATCCATATTCACTCAAAGAAGATACAGTAGTGATCTCCTAA
- the rsmD gene encoding 16S rRNA (guanine(966)-N(2))-methyltransferase RsmD: MRIISGKYAKRNLFTLKSNRTRPTSDKVKESLFNSLGQFFDGGNVLDLYAGSGALGIEAVSRGYDRASLVDINRAACSIIKKNVALTKEEAKFSVYNMRSNVALKTFAENGEKFDLVFLDPPYAKEKIAKDMQQMNNLGLLNENAIIVAETDDHTELGNIEGFLLIKDHHLGKTIVRIYRKDK; encoded by the coding sequence ATGAGAATTATTTCAGGTAAATATGCTAAAAGAAATTTATTTACGTTAAAAAGTAATCGTACTCGTCCAACTAGTGATAAAGTTAAAGAATCACTTTTTAATTCATTAGGTCAATTTTTTGATGGTGGCAATGTATTAGATTTATATGCCGGTAGTGGAGCATTGGGAATTGAAGCCGTGTCTCGTGGATATGATAGAGCAAGTTTGGTAGATATAAATCGTGCTGCTTGTTCAATTATTAAAAAGAATGTGGCTTTAACCAAAGAAGAAGCTAAATTTAGCGTTTATAATATGCGCAGTAACGTTGCATTAAAGACATTTGCTGAAAATGGAGAAAAGTTTGATTTAGTTTTTCTTGATCCACCGTATGCTAAAGAAAAGATTGCTAAAGACATGCAACAAATGAATAATTTGGGTCTCTTAAATGAGAATGCAATAATTGTCGCAGAAACTGATGATCATACAGAGTTAGGTAATATTGAAGGCTTTTTATTAATTAAAGATCATCATCTAGGTAAAACTATTGTAAGAATTTATCGAAAGGATAAATAA
- a CDS encoding DNA-dependent RNA polymerase subunit epsilon → MIYKVLYQKDKIVNPRRETTQTLYMEADNMVEARTMVEDNTPYNIELIQELTGNSLTYEKEHADFKLTKFDKK, encoded by the coding sequence ATGATTTACAAAGTTTTGTATCAAAAAGACAAGATTGTCAATCCTCGTAGAGAAACCACTCAAACTCTTTACATGGAAGCTGACAATATGGTCGAAGCAAGAACTATGGTTGAGGACAATACCCCCTATAACATTGAACTCATCCAAGAATTAACAGGTAATTCTTTAACTTACGAAAAAGAACACGCTGACTTTAAGTTAACGAAGTTCGACAAGAAGTAA
- a CDS encoding DNA internalization-related competence protein ComEC/Rec2 — MPVSKINWLFDNAAGFYLIESLLLVTISLFCFASSDVIQKLVAITFGLYFIFLLMKKYNSNLKLAICLLLVFLVVIVFNIQKENPFTLSEQSKIVIYPSQVQVKDNYLTGIGSYSHGKILLSGKLTNEQENLVKQGRPLELTQINGECIPIEPATNIGEFNYQQYYAAKKISQKLKYTSCNIKITQVNLLDKLYEIRFLLQEYFKTMPRLLSFFASELVLGENNSQENQEVLNNYRDLGVIHLLSISGLHVAIYVLIISTLCFRFKLTDEETFIFCSIVLSLGIFLSNGQAGFVRASLTYILGKICKFKNYHIASVDLLGMTCIIHLLFVPRLFMSTGAILSYILAFGLQITNEFNGLRQSILLNLLLTPLLLLFFYQINLLTVLFNMIIVPYFNWIVMPLTFGGIFIWHINKDLVFLGEHILSGGEKLIGIFSQSKLGLVIFGQIEWWQSLILLIITGLFIITLKEKPKWKIDSKKLGIILLGIYTIFFSLIHFPLRGQVTFIDVGQGDSILITTPFPRRVYMIDTGGKLNFTGKKTTPQLNRITIPFLKSQGINEIDGVFVSHQDADHVGDLGPLLEQVKVKRLFMAKGLIKNSSFQKRLNGRIKHTQLIELLAGMQVKEPQLIFNVVYPDHSGVGKNEDSLSLFFKLANKNWLFTGDLDQDGESQIMQKFNLNVDYFKLGHHGSKTSSKTEFLQAIHPKMVFISAGRKNRFGHPHQETLHTLSTQQIPWVSTQDCGMISWYYGGMQDPEFSYFLKRGKK, encoded by the coding sequence TTGCCAGTCTCAAAGATCAATTGGCTATTTGATAATGCAGCGGGTTTTTATTTAATAGAAAGCTTGTTATTAGTAACAATATCTTTATTTTGCTTTGCAAGCAGTGATGTAATTCAAAAATTAGTTGCTATAACATTCGGCTTATACTTTATTTTTTTATTAATGAAAAAATATAATTCTAATTTAAAGCTGGCTATCTGTTTATTGTTAGTGTTTTTGGTAGTTATCGTTTTTAATATCCAGAAAGAAAACCCCTTTACTTTAAGTGAGCAAAGCAAAATTGTAATTTATCCAAGTCAAGTGCAGGTTAAAGACAATTATTTAACAGGGATTGGCTCATATAGCCACGGCAAAATTTTATTGAGTGGAAAATTAACAAATGAACAAGAAAATTTGGTTAAGCAAGGTCGTCCACTAGAATTAACTCAGATTAATGGAGAATGCATCCCGATTGAACCAGCAACTAATATAGGTGAATTTAATTATCAGCAATATTATGCAGCGAAAAAGATTAGCCAAAAGTTGAAATATACTAGTTGTAATATAAAAATAACGCAAGTTAATTTGCTTGATAAGTTATACGAAATTCGTTTTTTACTGCAAGAATATTTTAAAACGATGCCACGTTTATTAAGCTTTTTTGCTAGTGAATTAGTATTGGGTGAAAATAATTCCCAAGAAAATCAAGAAGTATTAAATAATTATCGTGATCTAGGTGTAATTCATTTATTAAGTATTTCTGGGCTTCACGTTGCAATTTATGTGCTGATAATCAGCACTTTATGCTTTAGATTTAAATTGACAGATGAAGAAACTTTTATATTTTGTAGTATAGTTCTATCATTGGGGATTTTTTTGAGTAATGGGCAAGCAGGCTTTGTCAGGGCTAGTTTGACATATATTCTAGGCAAAATTTGTAAATTTAAAAATTATCATATTGCATCAGTTGATTTGCTAGGTATGACATGTATTATTCATCTACTCTTTGTACCTCGTTTATTTATGTCGACAGGCGCTATTTTGAGCTATATATTGGCATTTGGATTACAAATAACTAATGAGTTCAATGGCTTACGACAATCAATTTTACTTAATTTATTATTAACCCCATTATTGCTACTATTTTTTTATCAAATAAATTTACTAACAGTCTTATTTAATATGATTATTGTGCCGTATTTTAATTGGATAGTGATGCCATTAACTTTTGGTGGTATTTTTATCTGGCATATTAATAAAGATTTGGTATTTCTGGGCGAGCATATTTTAAGTGGTGGTGAAAAACTAATTGGAATATTTTCTCAATCAAAGTTAGGGTTGGTAATTTTTGGTCAAATTGAATGGTGGCAATCTTTAATACTATTAATAATTACAGGATTATTTATTATTACATTAAAAGAAAAGCCAAAGTGGAAAATAGATTCGAAAAAATTAGGGATTATATTATTAGGTATTTATACTATCTTTTTTAGTTTGATACATTTTCCATTGCGTGGGCAAGTGACTTTTATTGATGTTGGACAAGGCGACAGCATTTTAATTACTACACCTTTTCCACGTAGAGTCTACATGATTGACACTGGTGGAAAGTTGAATTTTACTGGGAAAAAGACGACACCACAACTTAACAGAATTACGATTCCTTTTTTGAAAAGTCAAGGAATTAATGAAATTGATGGAGTATTTGTATCTCATCAAGATGCAGATCATGTTGGAGATTTAGGTCCATTACTTGAACAAGTAAAAGTTAAAAGATTATTTATGGCAAAAGGATTAATTAAAAATTCTTCTTTTCAAAAAAGATTAAATGGTAGGATTAAACATACCCAATTAATAGAACTTTTAGCTGGGATGCAAGTTAAGGAGCCTCAACTTATATTTAATGTGGTCTATCCTGATCATTCAGGAGTAGGGAAAAATGAGGATTCACTGAGTTTGTTTTTCAAACTAGCAAATAAAAATTGGCTTTTTACGGGAGATTTAGATCAAGATGGTGAAAGCCAAATTATGCAAAAATTCAATTTGAATGTTGACTATTTTAAGTTGGGACATCATGGTAGTAAAACTTCGTCTAAAACGGAATT
- the typA gene encoding translational GTPase TypA — MSEKRRDDLRNIAIIAHVDHGKTTLVNQLLKQSDTLPEHMNLEDRAMDSNAIERERGITILSKNTAVRYKGTTINILDTPGHADFGGEVERVMHMVDGALLLVDAYEGPMPQTRFVLKKALEAGVKPIVVLNKIDRPGARPKKVLDDVLELFIELGANDEQLDFPVVYASALNGTSSYDSDPSAQEETMDPIFDTIIKNIPAPIDNSDEPLQFQITMLDWDDYVGRIGVGRIYRGKVKVGDNITVMKRDGSTQNFRVTKLFGYFGLKRNEIKEAKAGDIIAISGINDIYVGETIASADQPEALPLLKIDPPTLQMDFVANDSPFAGREGDQVTPKKLEDRLIRQTRTDVSLKVEPTDQINAWTVSGRGELHLSILVEELRREGFELQLSRPKVIYREIDGTMCEPFEAVQIDTPDEYVGSVIDSLSQRKGEMKNMESTGNGQTRLEFLVPSRGLIGYNNEFMSQTGGYGIMNHTFDSYKPVVKNWNPGRRNGALVSINQGQSTTYSLQSVEQRGELFIGAGVEVYEGMIVGQSSRERDIAVNVTKGKNLTNTRAAGKDHAAAIKTPRTLTLEEAIEFLNDDEYCEVTPESIRLRKKILNTSERQKADKKRNRAN; from the coding sequence TTGTCAGAAAAAAGAAGAGACGATCTTAGAAACATTGCTATCATTGCCCACGTTGACCACGGTAAAACTACTTTGGTTAACCAATTATTAAAGCAATCAGATACTTTGCCAGAACATATGAATCTGGAAGATCGTGCTATGGACTCAAATGCCATTGAACGTGAACGTGGTATTACTATTTTGTCTAAGAATACTGCTGTTCGATACAAGGGTACTACTATCAACATTTTGGATACACCAGGTCACGCGGACTTTGGTGGTGAGGTTGAACGTGTTATGCACATGGTTGATGGTGCCTTGCTTTTGGTTGATGCATATGAAGGTCCAATGCCACAAACTCGTTTTGTTTTAAAGAAAGCTTTGGAAGCCGGCGTAAAGCCAATTGTTGTTTTGAACAAGATTGATCGTCCAGGTGCACGTCCAAAGAAAGTTTTGGATGACGTACTTGAACTCTTCATTGAATTAGGTGCTAACGATGAACAACTTGACTTCCCAGTTGTTTATGCATCAGCTTTGAATGGTACTTCATCATACGATTCAGATCCAAGTGCTCAAGAAGAAACTATGGATCCAATTTTTGATACTATTATCAAGAATATCCCTGCACCAATTGATAATTCAGATGAACCATTACAATTCCAAATCACTATGCTTGATTGGGATGACTACGTTGGTCGTATCGGTGTTGGTAGAATTTACCGCGGTAAGGTTAAAGTCGGAGACAACATTACTGTCATGAAACGTGATGGTTCAACTCAAAACTTCCGTGTTACTAAATTATTCGGTTACTTCGGTTTGAAGCGTAATGAAATTAAGGAAGCTAAAGCCGGCGATATTATTGCCATTAGTGGTATTAATGATATTTACGTTGGTGAAACTATTGCTTCAGCAGATCAACCAGAAGCATTACCACTTCTTAAGATTGATCCACCAACACTTCAAATGGACTTTGTTGCTAATGATTCACCATTTGCAGGTCGTGAAGGTGATCAAGTAACTCCTAAGAAACTTGAAGATCGTTTGATTCGTCAAACTCGTACCGATGTTTCTTTAAAGGTTGAACCAACTGATCAAATTAATGCATGGACTGTTTCTGGTCGTGGTGAACTTCACCTTTCAATTTTAGTTGAAGAACTTCGTCGTGAAGGCTTTGAATTACAACTTTCACGTCCTAAGGTTATTTACCGTGAAATTGATGGTACTATGTGTGAACCTTTTGAAGCAGTTCAAATTGATACTCCAGACGAATACGTTGGTTCCGTTATCGATTCTCTTTCACAAAGAAAAGGTGAAATGAAGAATATGGAATCAACTGGTAATGGTCAAACTCGTCTTGAATTCTTAGTACCATCACGTGGTTTAATTGGTTACAACAACGAATTTATGTCACAAACTGGTGGTTATGGTATTATGAATCACACTTTTGATTCATACAAGCCGGTCGTTAAGAACTGGAACCCAGGTCGTCGTAACGGTGCTTTGGTTTCAATTAACCAAGGTCAATCAACTACTTACTCACTTCAATCAGTTGAACAACGTGGTGAATTATTCATCGGTGCTGGTGTTGAAGTTTATGAAGGTATGATTGTTGGTCAATCATCTCGTGAACGTGATATTGCGGTTAACGTAACTAAGGGTAAGAACTTAACTAACACTCGTGCTGCTGGTAAGGATCATGCTGCTGCAATCAAGACCCCTAGAACTTTGACTCTTGAAGAAGCTATTGAATTTTTGAATGACGATGAATACTGTGAAGTAACTCCAGAATCTATTCGTTTACGTAAGAAGATTTTGAATACTTCAGAACGTCAAAAGGCTGATAAGAAGCGTAATCGCGCTAACTAA
- a CDS encoding SepM family pheromone-processing serine protease, whose protein sequence is MNNEVKKHRLRNWLIIVIAIIAVGVLAFWPTNYYIESPGEVVPVNQFIRSKNKKPNNFYLVTVSVTSQPASILQYLWSYTRPYDERVPSKELLGGQTSSQYNELQNWYMETSQQNAIYYAAKKAGKKHSLKYLGVYVMEVQKNSSFKNKLQIGDTVLGANGHRFHSTEEMMTYLRKQKINSKVTISVLRGKEKKKFTGKIVKVKGTDKPGIGIQLVEHVTVKTEPELTINAGEIGGPSAGLMFTLESYEVFTKQNLSHGHKIAGTGTISPTGKVGIIGGVDKKVVAASREGAEVFFAPTDSTSVSKNQTNYAVAKRTAKKIHTKMKIVPVSTFDDALNYLKSHYKN, encoded by the coding sequence ATGAATAATGAAGTTAAAAAACATCGTTTACGTAATTGGCTAATTATAGTAATTGCTATCATAGCTGTTGGAGTTCTTGCTTTTTGGCCAACTAATTATTATATCGAGTCTCCTGGTGAAGTCGTACCTGTTAATCAGTTCATTAGATCTAAAAATAAAAAGCCTAATAATTTTTATTTGGTGACAGTTAGTGTAACGAGTCAGCCAGCGTCTATTTTGCAGTATTTGTGGAGTTATACTAGACCATATGATGAACGAGTACCAAGTAAAGAATTACTAGGAGGACAAACTAGTTCGCAATATAATGAATTGCAAAATTGGTATATGGAGACTAGCCAGCAGAACGCCATTTATTACGCAGCTAAAAAAGCAGGGAAAAAACATAGCTTAAAATATTTAGGTGTCTATGTAATGGAAGTGCAGAAGAATTCTAGCTTTAAAAATAAGCTGCAAATTGGTGATACAGTTTTAGGTGCTAATGGACACAGGTTTCACTCGACTGAAGAGATGATGACTTATTTACGTAAACAGAAAATAAATAGTAAAGTAACCATTTCTGTATTAAGAGGTAAAGAGAAAAAGAAATTTACCGGCAAAATTGTTAAGGTAAAGGGTACTGATAAACCAGGAATAGGTATTCAGTTAGTAGAACATGTAACGGTTAAAACAGAACCTGAATTAACTATTAATGCTGGTGAGATTGGTGGACCTTCAGCTGGCTTGATGTTTACATTAGAAAGTTATGAGGTCTTTACTAAACAAAATTTAAGCCATGGTCATAAAATTGCGGGAACCGGTACAATTTCTCCTACAGGGAAAGTCGGAATAATTGGTGGAGTAGATAAAAAAGTGGTAGCGGCAAGTCGCGAGGGAGCAGAAGTCTTTTTTGCACCGACTGATTCTACTAGCGTTTCTAAAAATCAAACCAATTATGCTGTAGCGAAGAGAACTGCTAAAAAAATACATACTAAGATGAAAATTGTACCTGTAAGTACTTTCGATGATGCACTAAATTATTTAAAATCACACTATAAAAATTAA
- a CDS encoding helix-hairpin-helix domain-containing protein — translation MDWEKIKEFVIEKKVYAIIVLVVIVGGFWLKKENQNNSEVENMQMMQSSSMSSSSSTSNVSNTVQTSNTTSSNSKTITCDISGAIKHQGVYTLKNGARLQELIEAAGGITSRAQVKAINRAVLLKDQDKIYIPYKGEKVESAVTTPNTNSGNNDSANSSNKASGDKVNLNTANITELQKLTGIGEKKAEQIIAYREQNGSFQKIEDLMQVSGIGEKTFASLKDQLAI, via the coding sequence ATGGATTGGGAAAAGATAAAAGAATTTGTAATTGAGAAAAAAGTTTACGCTATTATTGTGCTAGTCGTCATTGTTGGAGGATTTTGGTTAAAAAAAGAAAATCAAAATAATTCTGAAGTGGAAAATATGCAAATGATGCAGTCGAGTAGTATGTCGTCTTCTAGTTCGACATCCAATGTAAGTAATACTGTTCAAACAAGTAATACGACGTCAAGTAATTCTAAAACTATAACTTGCGATATTTCAGGTGCGATTAAGCATCAGGGGGTTTATACGTTGAAAAATGGAGCTAGACTCCAAGAATTAATAGAAGCAGCAGGTGGGATTACTTCTAGAGCACAAGTTAAGGCAATAAATCGAGCTGTTTTATTGAAAGACCAGGATAAAATTTATATTCCATACAAAGGAGAAAAAGTAGAAAGTGCTGTCACCACACCTAATACTAATTCAGGTAATAATGATTCAGCTAATTCTTCAAATAAAGCAAGTGGCGATAAGGTGAATTTAAATACTGCTAATATAACAGAATTACAAAAGTTGACTGGTATTGGAGAAAAAAAGGCAGAACAAATTATTGCTTATCGAGAACAAAATGGATCTTTTCAAAAGATCGAAGATCTTATGCAAGTATCAGGAATAGGGGAAAAGACTTTTGCCAGTCTCAAAGATCAATTGGCTATTTGA
- a CDS encoding FtsW/RodA/SpoVE family cell cycle protein → MRRKLRYLNYRILIPYLILVVVGIILVYSASSDILLVNGFKPDVYGIRQAIYAAVAFFGFGIPFFALRLKVIKNPKFVAGFLIICILMLLWLVFLRFAHGSAAAVNGAVGWINLGFINLQPLEVTKLALVIYLAYVLDRRDGKLVRGKIKDNLSHPAMLAGFLMCLVIVEPDFGGTAILFMITLVMFSVSGVPVRLALTWLLGIILLVGAVFILVVLWNPKFLQDSYQFQRLMSFLHPFQLERKGGAQLVNSYYAIHNGGLFGVGLGNSMQKRGYLPEPYTDFILSITAEEIGVIFTIVLVGLLFYLMWQIMEVGINAVSQFDALICFGVTTIIFTEALFNIGAVLGLLPITGVTLPFISYGGSSMIVLTAAIGLVLNVSANEKMLKEKDETIA, encoded by the coding sequence GTGCGTCGAAAATTAAGATATCTTAATTACCGAATTTTAATCCCATACTTAATTTTAGTAGTTGTAGGAATAATTTTGGTATATTCAGCAAGTTCAGACATTTTATTAGTTAATGGATTTAAGCCAGATGTTTATGGAATTCGTCAAGCAATCTATGCTGCTGTAGCATTTTTTGGATTTGGTATTCCTTTTTTTGCATTAAGGCTAAAGGTTATTAAAAATCCAAAATTTGTAGCTGGTTTTTTAATAATCTGTATTTTAATGCTGCTATGGTTGGTCTTTTTAAGATTTGCTCATGGTAGTGCAGCAGCCGTTAATGGGGCTGTTGGTTGGATTAACTTGGGTTTCATTAATCTTCAGCCGTTAGAAGTTACTAAATTGGCTTTAGTAATTTATTTAGCTTATGTTTTGGATCGAAGAGACGGAAAATTAGTAAGGGGAAAAATTAAAGATAATCTATCTCATCCTGCTATGCTAGCTGGTTTCTTAATGTGTTTAGTTATTGTAGAGCCTGACTTTGGTGGTACCGCAATTTTATTCATGATTACGTTAGTAATGTTTTCCGTATCTGGTGTACCAGTTAGGTTAGCACTAACTTGGCTACTCGGAATCATACTATTAGTTGGGGCAGTTTTTATTTTAGTAGTTCTTTGGAATCCTAAATTTTTGCAGGATAGTTATCAATTTCAACGATTGATGTCATTTTTACATCCCTTTCAACTTGAAAGAAAAGGTGGAGCCCAATTAGTTAATTCTTACTATGCAATCCATAATGGAGGATTGTTTGGTGTAGGATTAGGGAACAGTATGCAAAAACGAGGATATTTGCCAGAACCATATACTGATTTTATTTTATCTATTACAGCCGAAGAAATTGGCGTTATCTTCACGATTGTACTGGTTGGTCTATTATTTTATTTAATGTGGCAAATTATGGAAGTAGGTATTAATGCCGTCTCACAATTTGATGCATTAATTTGCTTTGGCGTGACAACAATTATTTTTACTGAAGCATTGTTTAATATCGGTGCTGTATTAGGTCTATTACCAATTACTGGTGTTACGCTGCCATTTATTTCGTATGGTGGTTCTTCTATGATCGTTTTAACTGCTGCAATTGGGTTAGTGCTGAATGTATCTGCTAATGAAAAAATGTTAAAAGAAAAGGATGAAACAATTGCATGA
- the coaD gene encoding pantetheine-phosphate adenylyltransferase encodes MTIALFPGSFDPITNGHVETAKKAAQMFDKVFVVAMTNTSKKYLFTAEERTAFAKDALKNISNIEVLEKPEELTVKLAHELKANVIVRGVRNSADFLYEQEIAGINKRLAPDINTVLLFSSPDNSFVASSMIKELARFDEDVSQFLPIKAAKALRKKLRHE; translated from the coding sequence ATGACTATTGCACTTTTCCCAGGGAGTTTTGATCCTATCACAAATGGGCATGTTGAAACAGCTAAAAAAGCAGCGCAAATGTTTGATAAAGTTTTTGTGGTAGCAATGACGAATACTTCTAAGAAATATTTATTTACTGCAGAAGAACGAACTGCATTTGCCAAAGATGCTTTAAAAAATATATCTAATATTGAAGTTTTGGAGAAACCGGAAGAATTAACTGTAAAGTTGGCACATGAACTTAAAGCTAATGTAATTGTACGTGGTGTTCGCAATAGTGCGGACTTTTTGTATGAGCAAGAAATTGCGGGGATCAATAAACGTTTAGCCCCTGATATTAATACTGTGCTTTTATTTAGCAGCCCAGATAATAGCTTTGTAGCTTCGAGTATGATTAAAGAATTGGCTCGTTTTGATGAAGATGTTAGTCAATTTTTGCCGATTAAGGCCGCTAAAGCATTAAGAAAGAAACTAAGACATGAATAA